From one Anguilla rostrata isolate EN2019 chromosome 12, ASM1855537v3, whole genome shotgun sequence genomic stretch:
- the mab21l1 gene encoding putative nucleotidyltransferase MAB21L1: protein MIAAQAKLVYHLNKYYNEKCQSRKAAISKTIREVCKVVSDVLKEVEVQEPRFISSLNEMENRFEGLEVISPTEFEVVLYLNQMGVFNFVDDGSLPGCAVLKLSDGRKRSMSLWVEFITASGYLSARKIRSRFQTLVAQAVDKCSYRDVVKMVADTSEVKLRIRDRYVVQITPAFKCTGIWPRSAAHWPLPHIPWPGPNRVAEVKAEGFNLLSKECYSLNGKQSSAESDAWVLQFAEAENRLLLGGCRKKCLSVLKTLRDRHLELPGQPLNNYHMKTLVSYECEKHPRESDWDENCLGDRLNGILLQLISCLQCRRCPHYFLPNLDLFQGKPHSALENAAKQTWRLAREILTNPKSLEKL, encoded by the coding sequence ATGATAGCTGCTCAGGCTAAGTTGGTGTACCACCTAAACAAATACTACAACGAGAAATGCCAGTCTCGGAAAGCGGCGATCTCCAAGACAATCCGGGAGGTTTGCAAGGTGGTGTCGGACGTCCtgaaggaggtggaggtgcaggagccCCGCTTCATCAGTTCCCTGAACGAAATGGAAAACCGCTTTGAGGGACTGGAGGTGATTTCGCCAACGGAATTCGAGGTGGTCCTCTATTTAAATCAGATGGGGGTTTTCAACTTCGTGGACGACGGTTCGCTGCCAGGCTGCGCGGTGCTCAAACTCAGCGACGGCCGCAAGAGAAGCATGTCCCTGTGGGTAGAGTTCATCACAGCCTCCGGTTACCTCTCGGCCCGCAAGATCCGGTCCCGCTTTCAAACGCTGGTGGCACAGGCGGTGGATAAATGCAGCTACAGAGATGTCGTAAAGATGGTCGCAGACACCAGCGAAGTGAAACTACGCATAAGGGACAGATACGTGGTTCAGATTACCCCGGCTTTCAAATGCACGGGAATATGGCCACGGAGCGCGGCGCACTGGCCACTGCCACACATCCCCTGGCCAGGACCAAACAGGGTGGCGGAGGTGAAAGCCGAAGGTTTTAACCTTTTATCCAAGGAATGCTACTCGTTAAATGGGAAACAGAGCTCAGCGGAGAGCGACGCCTGGGTCTTACAATTCGCCGAAGCCGAGAATCGACTCCTGCTGGGAGGATGCAGGAAGAAATGTCTGTCCGTGCTAAAGACACTCCGCGACCGTCACCTTGAACTCCCGGGACAGCCCCTCAACAACTACCACATGAAAACTCTGGTCTCGTACGAGTGTGAAAAACATCCACGGGAATCGGACTGGGACGAGAACTGTCTCGGGGATCGACTTAACGGAATTTTACTACAGCTCATCTCGTGCTTGCAGTGCAGAAGGTGTCCGCATTACTTTCTGCCAAACTTAGACCTGTTTCAGGGAAAACCTCATTCAGCCCTCGAGAATGCGGCCAAACAGACATGGCGATTGGCAAGAGAGATTCTTACCAACCCAAAAAGCTTGGAAAAACTCTGA